One genomic window of Polyangium aurulentum includes the following:
- a CDS encoding KTSC domain-containing protein: protein MGTRPEKGAGMAYTPAGQVCHKEPAGDKPELERVRVRSTSLCSVGYDPTTETLDVEFRDERVYRYRGVPPEVHAGLLAAPSLGRFFLAHIRGKYPCERL, encoded by the coding sequence ATGGGGACACGACCCGAAAAAGGCGCGGGCATGGCGTACACGCCCGCAGGGCAGGTTTGTCACAAGGAACCGGCCGGAGACAAACCCGAGCTGGAACGTGTGCGCGTACGGTCCACCAGCTTGTGCAGCGTCGGGTACGATCCGACCACGGAGACCCTCGACGTCGAGTTCCGGGACGAACGCGTCTACCGCTACCGCGGCGTGCCCCCCGAGGTGCACGCTGGGCTGCTCGCGGCCCCTTCGCTCGGACGGTTTTTCCTCGCGCACATCCGGGGCAAGTACCCGTGCGAGCGGCTCTGA
- a CDS encoding serine/threonine-protein kinase translates to MSPTAGRASAATTSTMSSKEESASVTIEAGVPDVDEPDLTAEEKARERARSIIGRVISDRYRVVELIAMGGMGAVYLGDHVHMKKRVAVKILHPASEDQPEIVTRFEREALVGAHVRHPSVASATDFGKLEDGSYFLILEYVEGKNLAEIIKEGRLSLRRATSIAAHLASGLDAAHALGIVHRDLKPRNIMVGNDGLPKLIDFGFAKVSVDKLPLTGNKDERGHKPLSRLTGVGVIFGTIAYLAPEAAHGMDAVDARSDLYALGVILYEMVTGKHPFDATDPVELFSQHRMTPPPPLEERAPGLVVPPELEAVIRKLLEKDPYERYQTAAEVVEALEAVPLPEEPDAESVAVRKSSRTPLTPLPGPSSKPAPPPPSRATADTLAEAPPPPAPVKAVAGNTSPLLYAVAVIAVAAIGAAIFFATQREPPTPVPVASDPAPTVTPPEPAPAAPTTPAPADLPDATAASTETATPAETDPAPTAEPADAPPPSDGTDWAASLVQAHRGRAWGEAEKAFFALAKQDPAAFKRKEIVKATRDLVAALAIEADGRADAIFEVLTDKLGTDGLDVLYEIVESLGKSQAAERAAAILRKKEVLDRATPAMRVAFELRDAPCNEKVAMFDRAAKEGDDRALTALLNFGRGCFPKSKPLDRAIIDLKKRLDDEKSGRQ, encoded by the coding sequence GTGTCTCCCACGGCAGGCCGCGCGAGCGCGGCGACCACCTCGACGATGTCCTCGAAAGAAGAGAGCGCTTCCGTGACCATCGAGGCCGGCGTCCCGGACGTGGACGAGCCCGACCTCACGGCAGAAGAAAAGGCGCGGGAGAGAGCACGCTCGATCATCGGACGCGTGATCTCCGACCGCTACCGCGTCGTCGAGCTCATCGCGATGGGCGGCATGGGGGCCGTCTACCTCGGCGATCACGTGCACATGAAGAAGCGCGTGGCCGTCAAGATCCTCCACCCCGCGAGCGAGGATCAGCCCGAGATCGTCACCCGCTTCGAGCGCGAGGCCCTCGTCGGCGCGCACGTCCGACACCCGAGCGTCGCCTCCGCCACCGACTTCGGCAAGCTCGAGGATGGCTCGTACTTCCTGATCCTCGAGTACGTCGAGGGGAAGAACCTCGCCGAGATCATCAAAGAAGGGCGCCTGTCGTTGCGCCGCGCGACGAGCATCGCGGCGCACCTCGCCTCCGGGCTCGACGCGGCCCACGCGCTCGGCATCGTGCACCGCGATCTCAAGCCGCGGAACATCATGGTCGGCAACGACGGGCTGCCCAAGCTCATCGACTTCGGCTTCGCCAAGGTCTCCGTCGACAAGCTCCCGCTCACCGGCAACAAGGACGAGCGCGGTCACAAGCCTCTGTCGCGGCTCACCGGCGTGGGCGTCATCTTCGGGACCATCGCCTACCTCGCGCCCGAAGCTGCGCACGGCATGGATGCGGTCGACGCGCGCTCCGACCTCTACGCGCTCGGCGTCATCCTCTACGAGATGGTCACGGGCAAACACCCGTTCGACGCAACAGACCCGGTCGAGCTGTTCAGCCAGCACCGCATGACCCCGCCGCCTCCGCTCGAAGAGCGCGCGCCGGGGCTCGTCGTGCCGCCCGAGCTCGAGGCCGTGATCCGCAAGCTGCTCGAGAAAGATCCCTACGAGCGCTACCAGACCGCGGCCGAGGTCGTCGAAGCGCTCGAAGCCGTGCCCCTGCCCGAAGAGCCCGACGCCGAGAGCGTCGCCGTGCGCAAGAGCAGCAGGACGCCGCTCACGCCGCTGCCGGGCCCGAGCTCGAAGCCCGCGCCGCCGCCTCCCTCGCGCGCCACCGCGGACACGCTCGCGGAGGCGCCTCCTCCGCCCGCGCCCGTCAAGGCCGTCGCGGGCAACACGAGCCCGCTGCTCTACGCGGTCGCCGTCATCGCCGTCGCGGCCATCGGCGCGGCCATCTTCTTCGCGACCCAGCGCGAGCCCCCGACCCCCGTCCCGGTCGCGTCGGATCCTGCGCCCACCGTCACGCCGCCCGAGCCCGCACCCGCGGCGCCGACGACGCCCGCGCCAGCCGACTTGCCCGACGCCACGGCGGCCTCGACGGAGACCGCGACGCCTGCCGAGACAGACCCGGCGCCCACCGCGGAGCCGGCCGACGCTCCGCCTCCGAGCGACGGGACGGACTGGGCCGCGTCGCTCGTGCAAGCGCACCGCGGGCGGGCGTGGGGCGAGGCCGAGAAGGCGTTCTTCGCGCTGGCCAAGCAGGACCCGGCCGCCTTCAAGCGGAAAGAGATTGTCAAGGCCACACGCGACCTGGTCGCCGCGCTGGCGATCGAGGCGGACGGGCGAGCCGACGCGATCTTCGAGGTTCTCACCGACAAGCTCGGCACCGACGGGCTCGACGTGCTCTACGAGATCGTCGAGTCCCTGGGCAAATCGCAGGCCGCCGAGCGCGCGGCCGCGATCCTGCGGAAAAAAGAGGTCCTCGACCGCGCGACGCCCGCCATGCGCGTCGCGTTCGAGCTCCGGGACGCGCCCTGCAACGAAAAGGTGGCCATGTTCGACCGCGCCGCGAAGGAAGGCGACGATCGCGCGCTCACCGCGCTCCTCAACTTCGGGCGCGGGTGTTTTCCCAAGAGCAAGCCGCTCGATCGGGCGATCATCGACCTCAAAAAACGGCTCGACGACGAGAAGAGCGGGCGGCAATAA
- a CDS encoding aldo/keto reductase, which produces MTNLPSIPTTKLGSNGPTVGVQGLGCMGMSEFYGPTDHAESLATLEHALDRGVTLIDTADMYGLGHNEELIGPVVRRRRKDVLLATKFGFVRRADDPMSFGIDNRPAHIRAAVEGSLRRLGVDVIDLYYMHRRTPEVPLADSVGAMADLVKAGKVRYLGLSEVSADELREAHAIHPITALQSEWSLFARDLEAAVVPAAAALGIAIVAFSPLGRGMLTGVDTTGGVGEAGDIRSFMPRFTGENGENNARLVARVRALAAARGVTAAQLALAWVHGRARVHAVTVVPIPGTRKRSRLDENLAAATLELTPAELEALEPLAAAVLGHRGA; this is translated from the coding sequence GTGACCAATCTACCTTCCATCCCGACCACGAAGCTTGGTTCCAATGGGCCCACGGTGGGCGTCCAGGGGCTCGGCTGCATGGGCATGAGCGAGTTCTACGGCCCGACAGACCACGCCGAGTCCCTCGCGACCCTCGAGCACGCGCTCGATCGAGGCGTCACGCTCATCGACACCGCCGACATGTACGGGCTCGGTCACAACGAGGAGCTCATCGGCCCAGTCGTCCGCCGTCGCCGCAAGGACGTGCTCCTCGCGACGAAGTTCGGGTTCGTGCGACGCGCCGACGATCCCATGTCGTTCGGCATCGACAACCGCCCCGCGCACATCCGCGCCGCCGTCGAAGGGTCACTGCGCCGCCTCGGCGTCGACGTCATCGACCTCTACTACATGCACCGGCGCACACCCGAGGTGCCCCTCGCGGACTCGGTCGGCGCGATGGCCGATCTCGTGAAGGCAGGCAAGGTGCGGTACCTCGGCCTCTCCGAGGTCTCCGCGGACGAGCTGCGGGAGGCCCACGCCATCCATCCGATCACGGCGCTGCAGTCCGAGTGGTCGCTCTTCGCACGCGACCTCGAGGCCGCCGTCGTCCCTGCCGCGGCCGCGCTGGGCATCGCCATCGTGGCCTTCTCGCCTCTCGGTCGCGGCATGTTGACCGGGGTCGACACGACAGGCGGTGTGGGCGAGGCGGGCGACATCCGTAGTTTCATGCCGCGCTTCACCGGCGAGAACGGCGAGAACAACGCCCGGCTCGTCGCGCGCGTCCGAGCGCTCGCCGCTGCGCGGGGTGTCACGGCGGCGCAGCTCGCGCTGGCCTGGGTTCACGGGCGCGCGCGCGTCCACGCGGTGACGGTCGTCCCGATCCCCGGCACCCGGAAGCGCAGCCGGCTCGACGAGAACCTCGCGGCGGCGACGCTGGAGCTGACCCCCGCGGAGCTGGAGGCCCTCGAGCCGCTCGCGGCCGCCGTGCTCGGACATCGCGGGGCCTGA
- a CDS encoding serine/threonine-protein kinase, with protein MEGETLDGRYQLGEELGRGGHGVVYRATDNQTGATVAVKLVRHAVKSDPQYAARLLREAESLKALWGTSVVQVHAYGEDENGTVYMVMELLEGESFEQHLRELESFGDRLSAYAMLTMLDPVARALHTAHTMGIIHRDVKPANIFVVGPEAGGGVRLMDFGLAKIIGAEGLTAAGMIAGSPSYIAPEMWRSEPFDHRADVYAFGAVVFRALAGHPPFTVASHVDMFLAATTAPRPKLSPLRPELSPEIDAWVERALAVRPEERYPYITTLWNELIRIMMNGSSPSAERVRAAFRLP; from the coding sequence ATGGAAGGCGAAACGCTCGACGGCCGCTATCAGCTCGGGGAGGAGCTCGGGCGCGGTGGCCACGGCGTCGTCTACCGAGCCACGGACAACCAGACCGGCGCGACCGTGGCCGTGAAGCTGGTGCGGCACGCCGTCAAATCCGACCCGCAGTACGCCGCCCGGCTGCTCCGCGAGGCCGAGTCGCTGAAGGCGCTCTGGGGCACGAGCGTGGTGCAGGTCCACGCGTACGGCGAGGACGAGAACGGCACCGTGTACATGGTGATGGAGCTGCTCGAGGGCGAGTCTTTCGAGCAGCACCTGCGCGAGCTCGAGAGCTTCGGCGACAGGCTCAGCGCCTATGCGATGCTCACCATGCTCGATCCGGTCGCACGCGCGCTGCACACCGCGCACACGATGGGCATCATCCACCGCGACGTGAAGCCGGCGAACATCTTCGTCGTCGGGCCCGAGGCCGGCGGCGGGGTGCGGCTGATGGACTTCGGTCTGGCGAAGATCATCGGGGCCGAGGGGCTGACGGCGGCCGGGATGATCGCGGGATCGCCGAGCTACATCGCGCCCGAGATGTGGCGCAGCGAGCCGTTCGACCACCGCGCGGACGTCTACGCGTTCGGCGCCGTGGTCTTCCGCGCGCTCGCGGGACACCCGCCGTTCACGGTCGCCTCGCACGTCGACATGTTCCTCGCCGCGACCACGGCCCCGCGCCCCAAGCTGTCTCCCTTGCGCCCGGAGCTGTCGCCCGAGATCGACGCCTGGGTGGAGCGCGCGCTCGCGGTTCGTCCCGAGGAACGCTACCCGTACATCACGACGCTGTGGAACGAGCTCATCCGGATCATGATGAACGGCAGCTCCCCCAGCGCTGAACGCGTCCGCGCGGCGTTCCGGTTGCCGTAG
- a CDS encoding AraC family transcriptional regulator codes for MQRALKVVPRMPVAHVPRSADGHLAALVVERAKADGSSESPFPGLRYHRLSSRCTYTNVRYFAPTLTVVMQGAKRANVGGREVRYDPSHYVVVVGEVSCDGTISDASRERPYLAVCLELPPDLITKIVLTLADSHDEPSGDPAAAFVSNLDDPIRDGLIRLIKAVDDPLDRRVLAPLVVEELVFRLLRSDAAAVMRGAVAGRSQDAVNVQKAMRFMREHAARALSVEDLAKHVGMSPSHFAHRFRAIAWVSPMQYLKQVRLQRGRELLLGDGMRVSDAARTVGYESPSHFSRDFKRCYGSTPAAYLRRFRA; via the coding sequence ATGCAGCGAGCGTTGAAGGTCGTGCCGAGGATGCCCGTGGCACACGTGCCGAGGAGCGCGGACGGCCACCTCGCCGCGCTGGTGGTCGAGCGGGCCAAGGCCGACGGGTCGAGCGAGTCGCCCTTTCCGGGCCTCCGCTATCACCGCCTGTCGTCGCGCTGCACGTACACGAACGTCCGGTACTTCGCCCCCACGCTGACCGTCGTCATGCAGGGAGCGAAGCGCGCGAACGTCGGGGGGCGCGAGGTTCGTTACGACCCCTCCCACTACGTCGTGGTCGTCGGCGAGGTGAGCTGCGACGGGACGATCTCCGATGCGAGCCGCGAGCGCCCCTACCTGGCGGTCTGCCTGGAGCTGCCGCCCGATCTCATCACCAAGATCGTCCTGACCCTGGCGGATTCCCACGACGAGCCGAGCGGCGACCCGGCCGCCGCGTTCGTCTCGAATCTCGACGATCCGATCCGCGATGGGCTGATTCGCCTGATCAAGGCCGTGGACGACCCCTTGGATCGCCGGGTCCTCGCGCCTCTCGTGGTGGAAGAGCTCGTTTTCCGGCTCCTGCGCTCCGACGCTGCGGCGGTCATGCGGGGCGCCGTGGCGGGCCGCAGCCAGGACGCCGTCAATGTGCAGAAGGCGATGCGCTTCATGCGCGAACACGCCGCGCGTGCGCTCTCCGTCGAGGATCTCGCGAAGCACGTCGGGATGAGCCCGTCCCATTTCGCGCACCGCTTCCGGGCGATCGCCTGGGTCAGCCCGATGCAATACCTGAAGCAGGTGCGTCTCCAGAGGGGACGCGAGCTGCTCCTCGGTGACGGGATGCGCGTGAGCGACGCCGCCCGGACCGTCGGATACGAGAGCCCCTCGCACTTCAGCCGGGACTTCAAGCGCTGCTACGGCTCGACGCCCGCTGCGTACCTCCGGCGCTTCCGAGCCTGA
- the gor gene encoding glutathione-disulfide reductase, which translates to MTQRYDFDLFTIGAGSGGVAASRRAGSYGARVAICEARRVGGTCVLRGCVPKKLLVYASHVRDEIEDARGFGWTIGEAHLDWGKLIEAKNKELDRLNGIYVRMLRDSGVEIVEGRARLVDEHTVDVGGKRITANHILIATGSYPVRPDIPGADLGICSDQALDLPSLPKRALIVGGGYIAVEFAGILSAAGVEVTLLVRGDNILRGFDADVRSTLSEEMRKRGVNILCETLMRSVERENDCMSVRLAGGEILETDLILFATGRVPCTTGLGLEETGVKLNERGAIVVDASSRTSVPSIFAVGDVTDRINLTPVAIAEGRAVAESLFNNNPMQADHENVPSAVFSNPPVGSVGLSEGEARRKYGKIVVYRARFRPMKHTLSGREERTMMKLVVERSSGRVLGAHMVGPDAPEIIQGVAIAIKCGATKRQFDATIGIHPTAAEEFVTMRDPVPEPEADPLDQE; encoded by the coding sequence ATGACCCAACGCTACGATTTCGACCTGTTCACGATTGGCGCCGGATCGGGCGGCGTGGCCGCGAGCCGGCGGGCTGGCTCGTACGGCGCACGCGTGGCCATCTGCGAGGCGCGCCGCGTCGGCGGCACCTGCGTGCTGCGCGGCTGCGTGCCGAAGAAGCTGCTCGTCTACGCGTCGCACGTGCGCGACGAGATCGAGGACGCGCGCGGCTTCGGCTGGACCATCGGCGAGGCGCACCTCGACTGGGGCAAGCTCATCGAGGCCAAGAACAAGGAGCTCGACCGCCTCAACGGCATCTACGTGCGTATGCTGCGCGACTCGGGCGTCGAGATCGTCGAGGGCCGCGCGCGGCTCGTCGACGAGCACACCGTCGACGTCGGCGGCAAGCGCATCACGGCCAACCACATCCTCATCGCCACCGGCAGCTACCCGGTGCGCCCCGACATCCCCGGCGCCGACCTCGGCATCTGCTCCGATCAAGCCCTCGACCTGCCGAGCCTGCCCAAGCGCGCGCTCATCGTCGGCGGCGGCTACATCGCCGTCGAGTTCGCCGGCATCCTCAGCGCGGCCGGCGTCGAGGTGACGCTGCTCGTGCGCGGCGACAACATCCTCCGCGGCTTCGACGCCGACGTGCGCTCGACCCTGTCCGAGGAGATGCGCAAGCGCGGCGTGAACATCCTCTGCGAGACGCTGATGCGCAGCGTCGAGCGCGAGAACGATTGCATGAGCGTGCGCCTCGCTGGCGGCGAGATCCTCGAGACCGACCTCATCCTCTTCGCGACCGGCCGCGTGCCGTGCACGACCGGGCTCGGCCTCGAGGAGACGGGCGTGAAGCTGAACGAGCGCGGCGCCATCGTCGTCGACGCCTCCTCGCGCACCAGCGTGCCCAGCATCTTCGCCGTGGGCGACGTGACCGACCGCATCAACCTCACGCCCGTCGCGATCGCCGAGGGCCGCGCCGTCGCCGAGTCGCTCTTCAACAACAACCCGATGCAGGCGGATCACGAGAACGTGCCCTCGGCCGTGTTTTCGAATCCGCCCGTGGGATCCGTCGGGCTCTCGGAGGGCGAGGCGCGGCGCAAATACGGCAAGATCGTCGTCTACCGCGCGCGCTTCCGCCCCATGAAGCACACGCTCTCGGGGCGCGAGGAGCGCACGATGATGAAGCTCGTCGTCGAGCGCTCCTCGGGCCGCGTCCTCGGCGCGCACATGGTCGGCCCCGACGCGCCCGAGATCATCCAGGGCGTCGCAATCGCGATCAAATGCGGGGCGACCAAGCGGCAATTCGACGCGACCATCGGCATTCACCCGACGGCCGCCGAGGAATTCGTGACCATGCGCGACCCGGTGCCCGAGCCCGAGGCCGATCCGCTCGATCAGGAGTGA
- a CDS encoding M55 family metallopeptidase — protein sequence MRVYISVDMEGVAGVVHVDQTRRTGHDYERARRWMTAEANAAIHGAFDAGATDVLVNDAHGDMRNLLPEELDPRIELISGSLKPLSMVQGVGAGFGCALFIGYHAGAGSRAGILDHTFYGRVVARCRVGGRDFNETAINAAVCGSHGIPVALVTGDGTVCAQAREILVDVETLAVKDAITRYAARTLTPIVAQERIREAAARAVQRAQEGAFAPFQPPTPMNLEIDFVNAACADAAELVPHTERRGGTTCGYAAPDASTLVQVIQAWTILAGSTMV from the coding sequence ATGCGGGTCTACATCAGCGTCGACATGGAGGGGGTCGCCGGCGTCGTTCACGTCGACCAGACGCGGCGCACCGGGCACGATTACGAGCGGGCGCGGAGGTGGATGACGGCCGAGGCGAACGCGGCGATCCACGGCGCCTTCGACGCGGGCGCGACCGACGTCCTCGTGAACGACGCGCACGGCGACATGCGCAACCTCCTGCCCGAAGAGCTCGACCCGCGCATCGAGCTCATCAGCGGCTCGCTCAAGCCCCTCTCCATGGTCCAGGGCGTGGGCGCGGGCTTCGGCTGCGCGCTCTTCATCGGTTATCACGCCGGCGCCGGTAGCCGCGCGGGCATCCTCGACCACACCTTTTACGGCCGCGTGGTCGCGCGTTGCCGGGTGGGCGGGCGCGATTTCAACGAGACCGCGATCAACGCCGCCGTCTGCGGCAGCCACGGCATTCCGGTCGCGCTCGTGACCGGCGACGGGACCGTCTGCGCCCAGGCGCGCGAGATCCTCGTCGACGTCGAGACCCTGGCCGTGAAGGACGCGATCACGCGATATGCGGCGCGCACCCTCACGCCGATCGTGGCGCAAGAGCGCATCCGCGAGGCCGCGGCGCGGGCGGTGCAGCGGGCGCAGGAGGGGGCTTTTGCGCCATTTCAGCCTCCCACGCCCATGAACCTCGAGATCGATTTCGTGAACGCCGCCTGCGCCGACGCCGCCGAGCTCGTGCCGCACACCGAGCGCCGGGGCGGGACGACGTGCGGCTATGCGGCGCCGGACGCGAGCACGCTGGTCCAGGTCATCCAGGCCTGGACCATCCTCGCCGGGTCGACGATGGTATGA
- a CDS encoding PAS domain S-box protein produces MSDDEEVDKLYQRVVELEAQVERLKRQLENASGLDRAHEEVVRQAERAAARFESLASTVPGIVWEAWGDPDDATMTYVNDYIEPMLGYSVEEWKSRPNLWVEIMPPDDREEAVRQTRDIFEHHDTGSMEHRWITKDGREIWVDVRIRVIRDKHGVALGRRGVTTDITSRKQVEQERELLQEELVRQQAAMVAELSTPLVPVTDEVMVMPLVGRIDAGRAERVLEALLSGMHVSGARFAILDITGVPDVDDAVADALLRAARAVALLGAEVVLTGIRAEVARRLLLFDAPLTHVVTHGTLKAGIAYALRAAHRNRSSGRQA; encoded by the coding sequence GTGTCCGACGACGAGGAGGTCGATAAGCTCTATCAGCGGGTCGTGGAGCTCGAGGCGCAGGTCGAACGCCTCAAGCGCCAGCTCGAGAACGCCTCGGGGCTCGACCGCGCGCACGAAGAAGTGGTTCGTCAGGCAGAACGGGCCGCGGCGCGGTTCGAGAGCCTCGCGTCCACCGTGCCCGGCATCGTGTGGGAAGCGTGGGGCGACCCCGACGACGCCACCATGACCTACGTGAACGACTACATCGAGCCGATGCTCGGCTACTCCGTCGAGGAGTGGAAGAGCCGCCCGAACCTGTGGGTCGAGATCATGCCCCCCGACGACCGCGAAGAGGCGGTGCGTCAGACGCGGGACATCTTCGAGCACCACGACACGGGCTCGATGGAACATCGTTGGATCACAAAGGATGGGCGCGAGATCTGGGTCGACGTCCGCATCCGCGTGATCCGCGACAAGCACGGCGTCGCCCTCGGCCGCCGCGGGGTGACGACCGACATCACCTCGCGCAAGCAGGTCGAGCAGGAGCGCGAGCTGCTGCAGGAAGAGCTGGTGCGTCAACAGGCGGCCATGGTCGCCGAGCTGTCCACGCCGCTCGTGCCCGTCACCGACGAGGTGATGGTCATGCCGCTCGTCGGTCGCATCGACGCCGGGCGCGCCGAGCGCGTGCTCGAGGCGCTGCTCAGCGGCATGCACGTCTCGGGCGCGCGCTTCGCGATCCTCGACATCACGGGCGTGCCCGACGTCGACGACGCGGTGGCCGACGCTCTTCTGCGCGCAGCACGCGCCGTCGCGCTGCTCGGCGCCGAGGTGGTGTTGACGGGCATCCGGGCAGAGGTTGCGCGGCGGCTCTTGCTCTTCGACGCTCCCCTCACCCACGTGGTCACGCACGGCACGCTCAAGGCCGGCATCGCGTACGCGCTGCGGGCGGCGCACAGAAACCGCAGCTCGGGGCGCCAGGCGTGA
- a CDS encoding dienelactone hydrolase family protein, giving the protein MEQIDITFPCNDGHPMRGVLTLPAGSSSSAPRPGLILIYEILGLNEEMRRVARDLAAEGYAVLIPDVFDRGLKFVCVAGAIRSMMKGEGQLIDDLEAGRRYLASRPEVDGERLGVVGFCMGGGFALLLAMSGRYQVAAPFYGQVPDEMPLSCPVVASYGGKDKPLIGAAEKLRGHLERLGVDHDIKTYEDAGHSFFTRPIGFVATKIGPMLPMHVAHHEGAANDSRERMLAFLKKHLG; this is encoded by the coding sequence CAACGACGGGCACCCGATGCGCGGCGTGCTCACGCTGCCTGCCGGCTCCTCGTCGAGCGCGCCGCGTCCCGGCCTCATCCTCATTTACGAGATCCTGGGCCTGAACGAAGAAATGAGGCGCGTCGCGCGCGATCTGGCCGCAGAGGGATACGCGGTGCTGATCCCCGACGTCTTCGATCGCGGCCTGAAGTTCGTCTGCGTCGCGGGCGCGATACGGTCGATGATGAAGGGCGAGGGCCAGCTCATCGACGATCTCGAGGCGGGGCGGCGCTACCTCGCGTCGCGCCCCGAGGTGGACGGCGAGCGCCTCGGCGTCGTCGGCTTCTGCATGGGCGGCGGGTTCGCCCTCTTGCTCGCGATGTCGGGCCGTTATCAGGTCGCCGCGCCGTTTTATGGCCAGGTGCCCGACGAGATGCCCCTGTCGTGCCCCGTGGTCGCGAGCTACGGCGGCAAGGACAAACCCTTGATTGGCGCGGCGGAGAAGCTCCGCGGGCACCTCGAGCGCCTCGGCGTCGATCACGACATCAAGACGTACGAGGACGCGGGGCACTCCTTCTTCACCCGGCCGATTGGGTTCGTCGCGACGAAGATCGGCCCGATGCTGCCCATGCACGTCGCCCACCACGAGGGCGCGGCGAACGACTCGCGCGAGCGCATGCTCGCATTCCTCAAAAAACACCTCGGCTGA
- a CDS encoding DUF72 domain-containing protein, translating to MTEKAFGLANGGVRVGCAGWAIPTPLAARFPGEGSHLARYARVLSTVEINSSFYRPHRPSTYARWAASVPEGFVFSVKVPKEITHSRRLVDPEEPLDRFLAEARSLGDKLGPLLVQLPPSLKMDPAVAGTFLTMLRDKHPGPVALEARHASWFSPEVEALLVAHRVARVGADPAPVPGAEKPAGFSGLVYVRLHGSPRIYHSAYEPAFLDDMARRLLQRSPSASVHCIFDNTASGAAPVDALSMAARVHAS from the coding sequence ATGACGGAGAAGGCATTCGGTCTTGCGAATGGTGGGGTGCGCGTGGGATGCGCGGGCTGGGCCATCCCCACGCCGCTCGCCGCGCGCTTTCCCGGGGAGGGCTCGCACCTCGCCCGCTACGCGCGCGTGCTCTCCACGGTGGAGATCAACTCCTCCTTTTACCGGCCTCACCGGCCCTCGACCTATGCCCGCTGGGCGGCGTCGGTGCCGGAGGGTTTCGTCTTCTCGGTCAAGGTGCCGAAGGAGATCACCCATTCGCGGCGCCTCGTCGATCCCGAGGAGCCCCTCGACCGCTTCCTCGCGGAAGCGCGCTCGCTCGGCGACAAGCTCGGCCCGCTGCTCGTCCAGCTCCCGCCGAGCCTGAAGATGGATCCCGCCGTGGCGGGGACGTTTTTGACAATGCTCCGCGACAAACACCCAGGGCCCGTCGCCCTCGAGGCGCGGCACGCGAGCTGGTTCTCCCCCGAGGTCGAGGCCTTGCTCGTCGCCCACCGCGTCGCGCGCGTCGGGGCCGATCCGGCGCCCGTCCCGGGGGCTGAAAAGCCCGCGGGGTTTTCCGGCCTGGTTTACGTGCGCCTTCACGGATCGCCCAGGATTTACCATTCTGCATACGAGCCCGCCTTCCTCGACGATATGGCGCGGCGCCTGTTGCAAAGGTCCCCTTCCGCCTCGGTGCACTGCATCTTCGACAACACCGCCTCGGGCGCCGCGCCCGTCGATGCGCTCTCCATGGCGGCGCGCGTCCATGCAAGCTAG
- a CDS encoding SDR family oxidoreductase: protein MNPTYDFKGQVALVTGAAMGIGLATARAFAQNGASVVLADRDGALAAKEAAKIVEEGGIAIGVTCDVTDEAQVAAAVDRAVAEYGRLDMAFNNAGIQVPPSDAADEPAESFQRVTAVNQFGVWACMKHELRVMRTQGSGAIVNCSSLGGLVGLPQRAAYHGTKHAVLGMTKSAGVEYAPRGIRVNAVCPGTIDTPMVQNMLKGQSDAMAEIMKQQPIGRLGRAEEVAAAVLWLCSPGASFVIGVGLPVDGGFTAH, encoded by the coding sequence ATGAATCCCACGTACGACTTCAAGGGGCAGGTGGCCCTGGTCACCGGCGCCGCAATGGGCATAGGGCTCGCCACGGCCCGCGCCTTCGCACAGAACGGCGCGTCCGTGGTGCTGGCCGACCGCGACGGAGCCCTTGCCGCGAAGGAAGCGGCAAAGATCGTCGAGGAAGGCGGCATCGCGATCGGCGTGACTTGCGACGTGACCGACGAGGCGCAAGTCGCCGCCGCGGTCGACAGAGCGGTCGCCGAATATGGCCGGCTCGACATGGCGTTCAACAATGCCGGCATCCAGGTGCCGCCCAGCGATGCCGCCGACGAACCGGCCGAGAGCTTCCAGCGCGTGACGGCGGTCAACCAATTCGGCGTCTGGGCATGCATGAAGCACGAGTTGCGCGTCATGCGCACGCAAGGGTCGGGCGCGATCGTCAATTGCTCGTCGCTGGGCGGTCTGGTCGGCCTGCCCCAGCGCGCGGCCTACCACGGCACCAAGCACGCCGTGCTCGGTATGACCAAGAGCGCCGGTGTGGAGTATGCGCCGCGCGGCATCCGCGTCAATGCGGTCTGCCCCGGCACGATCGACACGCCGATGGTGCAGAACATGCTGAAGGGCCAGTCGGACGCAATGGCGGAGATCATGAAGCAGCAGCCGATCGGCCGCCTCGGCCGAGCCGAGGAGGTCGCGGCCGCCGTGCTATGGCTGTGCAGCCCGGGCGCGAGCTTCGTGATCGGCGTCGGCCTGCCGGTCGATGGCGGCTTCACCGCGCATTGA